Below is a genomic region from Rhododendron vialii isolate Sample 1 chromosome 5a, ASM3025357v1.
TCGCGTATCCAGGAAACAgccggtattcaaaaattcataactaattgtgtgattatcggtttttcatgatcttggtaccgaaatcttcgtattgaaacgtactttaactgttatgaaggcaccaaaaattaattcctagcagaaaggctccaaaaagacagattagcagaacccacgaaattttcagcatacaagatttattcaagactcaaaatagatgatcaaacttgattctcgtACATCcaactaacacttaaacatgtaaagaaaggtaggagatccctacctcgagggttagaagcaagcccgaacatggaggaaacttcgaagtgctccgatcgtgaattttcttcgatggataggaagctctcgtcgcgtagaacaactttagttcTTGGGACTTTTCAAAAGTCTCACTCGCGGTCGATGAAACcgaagagagaaggtgagagaggtgagagccgagagagacgccggagaagaagaaaagaaaggaaaggaaaggagaaaaataatctcctgctccccttttttttttttgacttatatagcACAAATAACACTTTCACCCTTTCACTCCTATTGTATCACGTCAACTCCCACAACTTAcaagtcatctcacattgacccAACTCATATCCACATTGTTATACACactttgataatccaaatacatattaaacatttaaaatttgagaaaataattatgggtctctacaagtTAGGCTCTTGATGCTCGTGCGTTTTGGAAGTGAAGTCTTGTCCCCGTGCACCCGACCGCTTGGCCATgttaccccaatttcaacatgccactagcagatcctcattTGCTATCAGCCTTGAAAgtgcaagttcaaattggtggtgcctcccaaatttctaccacatatgcaacaacccttcactaccaaatggcctatcaccttcaaaaccatgcctttgacatgtcattacctttctccacagatgaagccctttttctaactgtcaacgcacctcaccaagcttcttgtgtccatgttccacgtcagatttcccgtcctgagcttctcaagcttctcccagagtcttggatcacagcttatgagaaaaaccaacaaaagcccataccagttcaatcctcaaatccaactttcatcccaaaacctgatggtacagtggagatttcatttccaaaagaagtctctgcctcatcctccacccatcctgtcatttttcctTCAAGAATTGACATGCTTATAGATGGTTCTAGACCTGGCCCTGTAATTAAATACTTCCAatccagtggccttccagttttctatttaaaaaatccagaaacaggtcattgttattttgatgcctgtgactgtgatgagtgtctagaagacagtcttctagaagatgaagaagacttTGAAAATCCATGTCCCATATGTCCTCCGTCACCTTCCACTCTTTGTAAATGTCATCATGACGTTGGCCGAGGCGGTTACGGCACGTGGGTCATCATTGCGGCTAgctctggccatgtgctccgtaattGTCTTATCCGGTACGTCATATGTGACGTCTCCTGAGGTGGTTAGCTGAGGGTACCCTCCACGTGCTTACTTGGTGGGCAAGTCAAGCGAGGTTGGTAAAAGAAAGGATGTAAACGTATAGAGGTACGCTATTTCTCCCTAAGCTTAGACATACCTTCTTCTTCCTAGATCTAACTTGATTGACGAGCCACAGAGGGTCACTAGGCTGCCACTAGCCtaagtgacttgttgcaggtgaGGCGGAGGACGAGCTGAGCTACCAAGGGCCGAGCCATCCTACTGAGCCATATCCGAGCTCCACAGATTCTTATATCTGTATTGTTCAAGACAACTAAGCTCCTGGTCATGATAGTTATCATTGATTTGTATACCTGGACTCAAAGGTGGAGTGGAGCATTTGTTTATCTTCATAGGTACAAGCAATCTACTAAACGGTGCCAAATGAAAGCATGTCATAAAAAGGAATAATCACCCCATAATCGTTTGACGTAAGAAAAGTCGACATACTAGTATATGATGCAGGCcgatattttgattattctaaaaatataggcatcttaatttattattttgagtttagcattttagtaggaatgttttattttagtcaagataatttataagtatttaatttacctagtttgatttgatctagTATTCCTATTTTGAATAGGTTTCTTGGTCAAGTAAAATTaggattgattttatttccttatgtttattttccattttagattttaagaatgctaggtttaggaattctattagtataaataagattgtaagccttagggctgaGGGAgttgttttttatgatttgattaatgaaaatttgagaagtttctCAATATCGTTTGTTCGTAGAGAGAGTATCTCTAGTTCAAActtattcgtgattgtccttgttgcgcgTTCTTCTATTCTAacacgcctccctgcatcaGACTCCTACAGATATGAAGGGGCTTCTGGTAACCGGTTAGCTGAAAAACATAACTTAGTTAGGAGTTGTTAGAGCTTGTTCCACATTGTTGATTTTAacctccactcattgccaattggttttgagttggatgatttaacatggtatcaaagctaggctttCGGAGGTTTTTGGACAAGTTGACAAGACTCTTGATTGATTACTCCGTTGTTTGTGCCTCAAGCGCACcttgtttctttgtttgttgtgatccctATGTTATGGATCCTCCGTTTTATGTCTCCATGTGCGGGTCAGAGGTCACACGTGCGagggagtgttagagcttgtcccacctTGGttatataacctccaaaactagtatgaGGTCTGGGCAGTCTCTCCATTCATTGtcttttgattttgagttggattttTTAACATCACTGATTCCCTTTATATGTTCTGTTAAAAGCTGAATCTGTTGCTGTttatactactttttttttttttttttgaatggtaaaAACTGCCCGCAGGCTTGTTTATACTACTACTGGTAGAAAATTAATTAGGTTCTCTGGGCATCCAAGCTTTTGCTATTGACTAGAGAGTACTGGCTACTTGTAGTGTTAATGAACACTCGGAATTCATAAGCATAATATCATCCGTGATGAGGTTATTTAAGTGAACATTTCAGTTAATTTGGTCCCCACAAACACGGCTTCTGAAAAATACAGTCAGTGTGCGAAACCAACTTTGTAATGTTTAATGACTTCGGTTGGATACAAAGTTCATCTCGGTGACTCGCATTCTTGCCAGAAGTTTTCCACATGTATTGGCTGGCTCAAGAGGTCCATTTCCAAGCTGACTGCTCTACAAGTTCTAATCATAGGCTGGAATGGATTTTACTGATGTTTTCAATGATTTGTGTCATCGAATAACCTAAGCATTTCGCTGTCTTCCACCGTGCACTGGCTGAGCTATACTCATAGGTCGACAGAAGCAATGAAGTTAGTCATTAAAATGAGATTCGTGGCAGCGTCCATGAACAAGAAAGCAGTCCAACCAGCATAATGAATTGCAAGGAAGCCTGTTTAAATACCCCTCTTCAAATCCCATTTTAAGTTCATGAGCTCAAAGATCATTCTTTTTTGTGAACTTAATTCAGCGTTTTGACCCATACAAGTTGTATTGGGCTTGTCTCTAGATGTCTCAGCTAATCATTTTGTTGCAGCATGAAATCAGGGAGCAGCGGCTGAGGTTTGTGGACACTGGCGCCTCAACTTCTCACTCACACAAGGAGGTTTGCTCTTGCAAATGGTGTCCTTTAGCCTATTTTCATCTTTGATGTTACTTCTATCTCGATTTGCATCTTTTCTCAGTGCTGTATTATCATGACAGGATATTTTGAGCATTTGCAAGAGGAGAGGTGGAAGTGACAACCAAAATCTAACACACGATGAGTGGTTGCATACTGTCCCCTTAGAACCTGACGTGATCTCAATGTCCTTTATCCCAATTACCACTTTGTTGAACGGTGTCTCTGGGAGTGGGTTTTTGAGCCACGCCATAAATCTCTATTTACGCTGTGAGCAATATCTTTTGATCTCTATTTTTCTATTGATTATAGGGTTTTCCGTGTAACTGCCTCATATTCAGTTTGAAAGATAAGGCCTGATTGTGTCGCCAAACTCTATTCTTTACCATCTAAAGGGTTTGGACTCTTGCCTTGTACCACCTTGGGTCCTggggtttgtttttttgggtaaattactTCTTCTTGGAAAGGGGGTGGAATGGAGATTTAACGTAGATAATGCCCATGGTATACCAAGCACTATGCATGCTCTTGTTAGGTTTTGCTAAACAAAATTGTCTCCCACACTTTGTGTCACAAATTTAAGCACAGGTTATCAGGTAGTCTTACCATCTCTTGCATTTTTCCTGTTTGGTTTCCTGCTTGTAGATAAACCACCAATCGAAGaactccatcaatttttggaatttcaGCTGCCGAGGCAATGGGCACCTGTGTTCAGTGACCTCCCACTTGGTCCGCAGCGGAGGCAACTAAGTACAGCATCTTTGCAGTTCAGCTTTTTGGGTCCCAAGCTTTATGTTAATACCACACCGGTAAAGTTTACTCTTTTAGGCTTCCACTTTTTTGAGGTTATTTTTCATCTCTTCACCAGCTTAGTTGTGCTCCTAAATCTGAAAAAGGTTCCATGCTCACTTTTTTTTCTAGTCAAGGGTTGAATTGCAGGTCTTTGAAGGATTTGTGCCATAGGACCCGAACATGTACCATCTAAAACAATTACTGGTCCAAAAGCCGATTTTATTATGTAATTTTCGTATACAATGCATGAATGGTAATTCAAATGAATCAAATCCATAATGAAGGAGTAGCTCCACAAAATCCTTTAGTAAATTATGTGCACATACGTGTCAATCATAAAAAATGATTGTCAACACTCCAGTTCAAAAGAACAATTATGGAGTTATAGGgaaataaactaacaaattaaGCGAAATAAACATGGAGGTAGTGTAAAGGTTTACGGTGATCAAACTTAGAGTTTGGGGTGAGAAAGTAAAGAATTTGAGGGAGGCGTGTAGTAAATGGTAAGTCTCAGATAGGCAGGTAGTGCACACAATATGGGAACTAAGTTGGAGTTGTTGTTCCATTAAACCCTTGATTACAACTGTCAAATCCACCAAACTGTTGACAAATTCAATGACTCATGTCACTTGGGAAGTCAGAGTGTGAACTTTCAATTCACTTCATGAAGCTTGAAATATCCTCATGCATGGACCATGTGCAGCGCTGCAAGCTAGTCATTGGACTAGGTCAATGGAAGTTTGGGAGCTTTACTTCCACATGCAAGTTCTATTTTTACCTTGGATTGGCCAATCTATCCTGTCATAAAGGATACGTTTTGAGCATGAGTGGATATGTGTTGCTCAAATATGAGGATGCAGTTTAATCTGGGGGCAGGGCTCGAGACTTGCGTTCCTGTGTTTTGTCTATTTAAGCTTATTAGTTCCTGTTGACCACATGAATCTCGTtattagattttatttttctttttagctGCCAATATAATGGTAAATGTGGGTCAATGTTTGCTATATGCAAGTAATGAAGTAATATGTGCAGATGTTTCTGAGAAACTCTCTTTACGCCATACCAAGTACTAAGATTTTGTTATATACTGAAGTGCGATCAGTGATTCATTTTCCATCAAATGGTACCTTAACTTACTCTTCTTTTACCAATATGATAACAGGTTTATGTGGGTAAGAGGCCTGTGACTGGTCTCCGGCTGTACCTAGAAGGCAAAAGATGCAACCGCTTGGCCGTCCACTTACAACACCTCTCCTCCCTACCAAAAATCTTGAAACTGGAAGATGACCCAAATGAAAACTTCCGAGTGAAGGCCTACGATCATAAATACTATGAGAAAGTTCAGTGGAAGAACTTTTCCCACGTCTGCACTGCTCCAGTGGAATCTGACGAGGATCTTTCCATAATAACCGGGGCCCAATTACAGGTCGGGGATTACGGCCTCAAGAAAATCCTTTTCTTGCGACTTCGCTTCTCAACTGTTTCTGGAGCCACATTGGTAAAGCACCCAGAATGGGCCGGGTCGCCGGGTTTGGCCCGTAAATCTGGACTCATATCGACCCTTATTACTCACCATTTTACCACAACATTTATGAAACCGCCCCCGCAGCCTGCGGAGGTGAACATAAACTCTGCTGTTTACCCTGGAGGCCCACCGGTTCCCGTCCAGGCGCCGAAGCTCTTGAAATTTGTTGACACGACGGAAATGACGAGGGGCCCACAAGAAAATCCGGGCTACTGGGTCGTTTCTGGGGCTAGGCTTAttgttgagaaaggaagaaTCTCGCTCCGGGTTAAGTATTCGTTGTTGACTGTGGTATTACCTGATGATGAAGTGCCAGAAGATCTGTAACAGCCGAAGATCTTTAACTGTAGGCGTTCTCAATTTGGAAGATACAGGCTTTTTATCAAAGCAGAAATAGAGCTTCGGAAAACATACGCAGTGGTATAATCATAACGGTGATTGTATTTTAGTGTGAtcttgatttcttctttctcaTGTGATGTAATTTTGGTGTCTTATATATCTAGATTTTCTCGACATCTTGAGTGAGGCATTAGGGATGTCAAATGCATTTTGCTTTTTGTATTTCTCCTCTAGGGTATTTATTGCCTGTAATGAACACCATTTATCATTCCATAAAGGAATTTCACTGATGAATTGTAACAATAATAGTATATGTCAGCGGTTGCCTGATTTGCAAAGGGTTTTTGCTTTAGAAAGTGGCACTTATGTATCCCAAAACACCGACCCCTATGTTTGAATTTGGGTTTCTGGAGGAAAGGCTAAGAAATAACTTACATGAGACTTGTTTCtgttttactctttttttcttaaatatagAAAATTGTTTGGTTTTACAAACTTGTAGTATTGAGTAATTGTTCGATGAAGTACAAACTGGGTTTAATATTTGGCGTAAACAATGTAAGGATGCGTTTGACAGATGCGGGTATATTTGAATTCAAGTTAATACTGAGAGTACTGAGTGTATCTTTACTATCTAAATTCAATCTCAACAGGCCACTCAACCCAAATTCCTTTATCCAAGCGCAGCATTAAagggtgttttttttcccttgtgatGTAACACAAACTTTAGTGCCAGCAGGCAATATATGGGGTaaatgaaaaggaaaggaaaaacagGATCCTGTTTCAGAAAGAATTAATACAAGGTAAACTACCAAAATTAGTCCCTCCCTTTGGTTATATTGTGGCccccaactttttaaaatttctgtTTAAGTCCTCCAATTCTCATAATGTATTCAATGTAGTCCAATTCATTATGAGAAAAGGCACAGGTGTGTGTTAACCTAGTCTTTGTTATTGAGCTAATTTTGCATTTTAAACTATAATGATGTTACAGAAAACCATGATAATGTACTTGTGATTATAACATTTAGAAAATGCTGAGTATGGAATTAATGATAGCTTAATCCTTATGTGAGAAATAAATGCAATCATAACTGATGGAACATACAAAGTAATCATCATAGGGCTTAAGGCAAAGTAATATCTTGTTCATGGGAAGGCCAATTGACACCTTCCCTTGGACAGGGGAGAGGAGCAGGTTGGGCTATGTATGTAGGATACTGCTGTCCTGGCATCAGTACTGAAAAATCTGACGTGTGCGATGTCGAAACCTGTCACAACGATTATCCACTTGAGATCAACACAAATCAAATATGGAAAGCAAAGAGGCTGTAGAATATGTTTCtcctttgttatttctaacctCTAATTTAAACTTTGACGTGCCTATCATGTTTTCCTATTTGATAAAGGGCTTGGTTgcatctcatctcatctcattcaTTGAGGTCATGTTTGGCTCACAGGTTTGTGGAGGGATACGCAGAGAGAAAGTAAGGCAAAATAGTAACTAAAAATAGCTTCACATATcccattccttttcttttacctCCACAAATCAATCCTGTCATAAGTCCCAGATTCAAACACAACCTAAGAATGAATAAAAtcccaggttttttttttatcctaggCTTTGCACTATTTTGATGCAGCTAGCTATCTATACTCGTTTTGTATCTATTATGCCCTTGAACTAGAATAAGATTCTCTTACTACCACAGCTACCTTTGAGCAGAGATGAGAGAAAACAACCATTTATCAATGAGACTATAATTGTCATTTGCCGTTTACTTTTCTCGACACTTGGATAAGGGTCGAAGATATGATCAGTGCGGTATTTTTCACCAGCCACTTATCATCCCATTGTATTTAGCTGTAGTCGCTGTAATATTTGCGGAATGAGTAAAATATACGAATTTTCACAATCTATATCGTATAAAACATCATTTTATCAACACACAGAGAAATCACGTATGGAAAAATAAGATTCCTTTTCAATAATCCCGGATACCCCCAATTAGACCAGTCAATCGGACCCCTATGCCCAAACCTTAAGTACTCAAGTCCGTGTAACATAGGATGAGACAAAGGGATTTCTACATGAAACTCAAACACTAATGCCTCCAACTGATGACTAAAAAACCATACTAGCTTAATTGAGTAATTCAACATACAAACTGACTTCAAAGTTGGTAAGAAGGCGACTTACTTCTTGTGGATGCCGACGTTTCTCCACCGGTCTTCTTTCCAGAGATCTACCACTCCCATACTgaggtgaagaaaaagaaggatttGGCCTAAACAGATGTTCGAAAATGGCCATTATAAGAAACATTGATACCAGTACTGCAGTCGCAACGAAGCCAAAAGAAATGGCATTCATTGATGACCCAAAGTTCTTCCACGGAGCCTCCCTCTCGATGAGTACTGTTTGAGAAGGGCTAAGGTCTGAACTGGTGTAGATGTTCCATGTCTTTGACCTTTCGGAACTGAACTCATCCATGGTTTTTAGGAGATCGATAAAGCTAGAGGACTCAATGGGGAGGATGATATGAATTGACAATATGAGTGAATATATAGGAAAATGGCTGCAAATTTTGGTACTTCCGTTGATGTATCTGCTCGATCATTTCCTCATAGTTGGTAGCCCTGGGAGGAAAACAGAAAACGAAGCAATCAAGATTCTCCAAAATGTGGAAACAAACATATCATCCTAGTAAATGGGATTTTGATATTGGAAAGTATAATACatcataatgtttttttttttttgagtaaatatatatatatatatatatatatatatatatatatatatatatatatatatatatatatatatatatatatatatatatatatatatatatatcataatGTTCACATAGCAGACCGGAGGTATGTCGAAATCAACGAAGGAGAACCTGTATAATAAGCATTCTAAATGGCATTCTGACACAACGTATGAAAATTCTACATGTTTCTACAAACCATTCTGTGATTCATCCTTCAAAACAGAATCCCAATGgaacaattaaaaaatttagaatttaTCATATACAACCCCGAAAACTGGATCATCTCCAAATATGCTATTACGACAAAATAATGATGACCGAAAATGAAGATCGAAACTTATGCTAGCTACACATCACAAATCTCAAAATTAGCATCAATATTGATCTAAAACCTGATCATCTCCGAAACAGGACGTGTTAGTTCAACGTTGTGATGAATCCAAGTTTAAAGCAAGGaaataaacttcaaaaaacCAGAATGTTAATTAGAATGGCAATGATTGATATTTACCCGCCCAAAGACTGGTTCACAACGCAACTAGGCTCTCACTACTTGCAAATTAATGTGATGATCAAGAGCATTGATTAATTATGAgcatatatagtacaaacaaacacacacacacatatgtatcaATAAATTtagatatatacacaaatttCTGTTGATAATGAATTACCTGCATCATAAGGAGTGATATTAGGAGAATGTTAAAggcctttctttctttgtcttttATCGTGAGAATTAGCAGTAGCACCTACTCCACAGGCTGCTTGTCTTGGAAGAACAAGACACCTCATTACATTTAAACAAAATATGCAAAGAATGAAACTCAACCCTACTAGCAGCTTTATACCCGCATACAAAGTGTAAAGACAAAGTTATATACTAATCCAAGTGcagcacttttttttattatgttttgATGTTTCATTCACCATTTTGATGCCTAACTTAATGAATACTATAGATTGTCGATCTGCAGAAGCAAacttgaaaaagaaataaaaagtaTGGGCCTTCCCTGTCTGCAGAGCCAAAACAAGAGTGGCCTATTGGAGCTTATAAAAGCATTCATTcacttttaaaaatttcaattgTGGGCTAATTAAGAGATGTATGTAGAAATCAACACTTTTAT
It encodes:
- the LOC131326262 gene encoding MACPF domain-containing protein At4g24290-like isoform X2, which translates into the protein MALKASAPEAANVAIQSIGRGYDISLDVRLKYCKGDLSAPRLIEFGEDQGREIILPGGISIPNVLKSIKCDKGERTRFRSDVISFQQMSEQFNQEISLTGKIPSGLFNSMFEFSGCWQKDAANTKTLAFDGMLITLYTVQLDKSQMVLCDHVKDAVPSSWEPAALARFIDKFGTHIVAGVKMGGKDVIYVKQLHSSALQPADVQKRLKAIADERFLDANGQCSLDSKQIYHNNKHEIREQRLRFVDTGASTSHSHKEDILSICKRRGGSDNQNLTHDEWLHTVPLEPDVISMSFIPITTLLNGVSGSGFLSHAINLYLRYKPPIEELHQFLEFQLPRQWAPVFSDLPLGPQRRQLSTASLQFSFLGPKLYVNTTPVYVGKRPVTGLRLYLEGKRCNRLAVHLQHLSSLPKILKLEDDPNENFRVKAYDHKYYEKVQWKNFSHVCTAPVESDEDLSIITGAQLQVGDYGLKKILFLRLRFSTVSGATLVKHPEWAGSPGLARKSGLISTLITHHFTTTFMKPPPQPAEVNINSAVYPGGPPVPVQAPKLLKFVDTTEMTRGPQENPGYWVVSGARLIVEKGRISLRVKYSLLTVVLPDDEVPEDL
- the LOC131326262 gene encoding MACPF domain-containing protein At4g24290-like isoform X1; protein product: MALKASAPEAANVAIQSIGRGYDISLDVRLKYCKGDLSAPRLIEFGEDQGREIILPGGISIPNVLKSIKCDKGERTRFRSDVISFQQMSEQFNQEISLTGKIPSGLFNSMFEFSGCWQKDAANTKTLAFDGMLITLYTVQLDKSQMVLCDHVKDAVPSSWEPAALARFIDKFGTHIVAGVKMGGKDVIYVKQLHSSALQPADVQKRLKAIADERFLDANGQCSLDSKQIYHNNKMSQLIILLQHEIREQRLRFVDTGASTSHSHKEDILSICKRRGGSDNQNLTHDEWLHTVPLEPDVISMSFIPITTLLNGVSGSGFLSHAINLYLRYKPPIEELHQFLEFQLPRQWAPVFSDLPLGPQRRQLSTASLQFSFLGPKLYVNTTPVYVGKRPVTGLRLYLEGKRCNRLAVHLQHLSSLPKILKLEDDPNENFRVKAYDHKYYEKVQWKNFSHVCTAPVESDEDLSIITGAQLQVGDYGLKKILFLRLRFSTVSGATLVKHPEWAGSPGLARKSGLISTLITHHFTTTFMKPPPQPAEVNINSAVYPGGPPVPVQAPKLLKFVDTTEMTRGPQENPGYWVVSGARLIVEKGRISLRVKYSLLTVVLPDDEVPEDL
- the LOC131326263 gene encoding uncharacterized protein LOC131326263, with amino-acid sequence MDEFSSERSKTWNIYTSSDLSPSQTVLIEREAPWKNFGSSMNAISFGFVATAVLVSMFLIMAIFEHLFRPNPSFSSPQYGSGRSLERRPVEKRRHPQEVSTSHTSDFSVLMPGQQYPTYIAQPAPLPCPREGVNWPSHEQDITLP